GGCTGGATCGGTTAACAGTTTCCCATTTTAGACCGGAAACGGTCATCGCCGCCGCCGACGACACGTTTACCCGACTGTTTCCCCTACAGTTGATCATGAGTGAGACCACCGATCCACCGATCACGTTCTACCGGCTCCAGGGCTGTCCGTTCTGTGAGCGGGTCACCCGACTGTTGAAGGAGTACGATCTCGAGTACCGGTCGCGATTCGTCGAGCCGATGCACTCCGAACGAAACGTCGTCAAACGCGTCGCCGGCGTCCGAACGGTTCCCGTCGTCGTCGACGACAACACCGGCGTCACGATGGCGGAAAGCGCCAACATCGTCGACTACCTCGAGTCGACCTACGGCGAGGGCGACCGTCCCGACGCGGCCGCGGCGGGTGCCGGGGGTGACGACTGATGGACTTCGAGGTCGTCGAACTCGGCCCGACGGATCATCCCGAGCCCGGCGAGGAGGCCCCCGAGTTCACCCGCCCGCTCGTCACCGACGAGTTCTGGGAGGACCGGACGCTGTCGGAACTCGTCGGCGAGAGCGACGGGACGACCGTCCTCGTGTTCACGCCGATGACCGGCTCCTTCCTCGCGAAGTACATCTGGGACGAGTTGACGGAGCGAAACTGGGACGAGCGCGCGGGCCGAGTCGTCGGCGTCACCGCCTCGACGCCCTACGGCATCAAGCGCTTCCTCGGCGACAACGACTATCCGTTCGCGTTCTTCGCCGACCCGAGCAACCGGGTCGCCGAGTCCTACGGGATCGAGCACGAACTCGACGGCATGACCGGCATCAGCGAACCCCGCGCCGCCTTCTTCGCGCTCGACGACGCCGGCACGATCGAGGGCGCGTGGGTCGCCACCAACTGGCCCCACTTCCCCGACTACGACGAACTCGAGACGGAACTCGGCCTCGAGTAACGAGTCGAGCAACCCCGAACGATACATTTTTGGCCGATATGGGCCGAGTTCGAATCGAATGAGCGATCTCGACCGCGCAGCCGACGCGATCGACTCGGGGGAGCTCGTCGTCTACCCCACAGAAACCGTCTACGGCCTCGCCGCGGCCGCGCTCGATCCCGGTGCCGTCGAACGCGTCTTCGAGGTGAAGGGACGCGACCGCTCGAAGCCGGTCTCGTTCGCCGTGCCGTCGGTCCCGGCGGCGCTCGAGTACGTCCGTGCCACCGACCGAGAACGGCGGTTCATGGCGACGTTTCTCCCCGGACCCGTGACGGTCCTCTGTCGTCGCCGGGACGCCGTCCCGGACGTGCTCACGGCGGGTCGTGACCGCGTCGGCGTCCGTGTGCCGGACAACGATCTCGCGCTCGCACTCTGTGAGCGGGCCGGAACGCCGATCACCGCGACGAGCGCGAACGTCAGCGGCCGGGCCAGCGCGCGAACGCTTGCGGATCTCGATCCCGAGATTCGCGAGGCAGCTGCGGTCGTCCTCGAGGACGTCGACGATCAGGACTCGTCGGCCCGTCAGACGGAGTCCGACGAGGGCGAAACAGACGGTACCGAGAGCACCGTCGTCGACGTCTCGAGCGAGACGATCCACCGCCGCGGGGCGCAAGCCGACGAGATCGAGGCCTGGCTCGAAGGTTCGTGACGTCGCGACAGCCCTGAGTAAAACAGAATCACGCCGAACCGACCCTCATCTGCGGTGGCGCGCGCTGTGCTGCGGTGAGTCAGTGACGAACCGCGGCACGAAGCCGTGCGAGGGATGAGCGAGCGGTGCGAGGCGCGAACGTAGTGAGCGGCTCGAAAAGCGAACGGTGACCGAAGGGAACCGTGAGCAGAGCGAGCGTTAGCGCGGAACCGAAGGTTCCGCGAACCATACGAACGGACGTTTCGCGTCCGTGAGTAGAAATCGGTTGGGGAGGGCGTGGCGATTCCCTGTTGCCACGGTAGCAGGACACTTCATCTCTCACATTCCCAGTAGAACCCACTGCTCCATTCACACCTCATCGAAGGCCCCAACTCGAGCAGAGGGGCCGAACTGCGGGCAGTCACTATCCGAACCCCAACAACGACCGCAGCGTTCGCGTTTTGACCCCGCACTCCGCGGCGAACTCGCAGGACTCGCACTTCGAGCGATTGGTCGTCCGCGCCGGCGGCCCGTCTAATTCGCGAACCGAACGAAGCGCGCTCCGATACTGCGCTTTCCGTCGCGTCGTCACGTCGACCGACCGGATGACACCGCACGCCGGGTACTCGAGCCAGACTCGATCGACCGACTCCTCGTGCTCCCAGGCCAGCGCCTTCGCTGCCGCGACCGCGTAAACCGACTGGGGCTTCCAGACGCCGTTTTCGGGTGGTTCGCCGGTCGAAACCAGTGCCGGCTCGAGCGGGTCGGTAAGCACCTTGTGAACGATCCCGCGACAGTGGCGACCGGTCGCAAGGACGTCGCGTTCACGCGGATTACGGAGGCGCTCCCAGTGGCCCGCGTCCGTGAGTCGGTCCCGAGTCGCCGCCAGCTGGTCGCGGTACCGGACGGACGGAACAGCGATCGGTTCGGATTCGAGCGCACTCGGCGGGGCCGCGAGCAGTTCGTCGTAGCGGGTCGCAAGCGAACGGATCGATTCGATCTCGGGCGGCGGTTCGCGATCCTCGTCGGGGAGCCGCCGCTGATAGTAACACTTCCGTGGGCAGTACGCGGCAGTTCGGAGATCGCTGAACGAGACGTGCGTTCGGGTCACGGGCCGTCTGGCCGCGGCTTGGTACATAAACCCTCGCCGGACCGCTACGGGATCCAAATCGACACATCGAGCACGAACCTGGACACCGGGAACGGCCTTCCGTCGCGAATCGTCAGGAGATAGCTGACGGACGCCACGACGCACAGGGTGAGTCCGCCGACGACACCGGCGATCGTGAGCGCGAGCGCGCCGTCTGCGACGACGGATCCCATCGCGACGTAACAGCCGACCGCCAGTGCGCCACCGAACAGGACCGCCTCGAAGAGCGCGGAGAGGAGTCGAAATCCACGGTACATTCCTCTATACGACACTCCCGTCGAGAATTTTCAATCTATCGAACAATACCGGATCGGCCGCCGAAACCGGAGTACTGCGGTTACGTCGCCTTAGAAGTCGACTTCGGTCTCCATACCCTCCGTCGCGTCCTCGAGGCCGTCCTCGCGGAGATCGGACGTCATGCGCTCGGAGAGATCGGCGTCCGCGAGGATGCTGTCGAACTCGTCGCGGTAGCGGTCGTTGGCCGCTCGAGACTGGTCCTCCGCCGCGGCGACGCGGCGGTAGCGGCGGATCTGGGCCTCGCTGACGTCGTACTCCGCGGCCAGCGTCGCGTCGTCTTCCTCGCGGTCACGGATCGCTGCGAGGTCGACCTCGTCGGCGTCGGTCTCGCCGACGAGATGGAGCGCCATTCGGGCCTCGAAGACCGCATCGGAATCGCCCTCCAGCTCGTCGGCGATCTCCTCGTCGCTCCGATCGTCGTAGAAGCCTCTGGCGACCGTGAGCAACTCCTCGTCCGAGAGGGGCGTCTCGAACTCGTATCGCTCGCGCATCTGCTGGACGACGCTCTCGAGCCGGTCCGCGTCCGAGCGCTCGTCCCGCTCGATCGAGCCGCGGGTGTTCTCCTGCGATTCGGTGACCGTTTCCTCGCCGTCGGTGACGTCGGTGAAGATATCCCGGAGTTCTTCGGTTTTCTCGTTCATGGGTGCACACTCCAGACGGGAGTCTATTTAAGCCTGTTGCCAGATTACGTTGGGCAGCTGAATCGAACACGGACAACTATTATAAACTCGGGACGGGATGATAATTTTCGCAAGACAGCGGAGGGGTGTGCTACCGAGCAGTGTGGCAAGAATTAAGTTACAGCCACCCCCCTGATTGGACATGAACGGTTTAGCACAGTCGGACGTGGCGAGGGAGACGTACTGGGGGATCACCAGCGTCGAGTACGCGGTGTTCTACCTCCTCGCGTTTATCGCCCTCGCCGTCCTCGTCTACGGCGTCTACCAGCGGTTCGCCCGCTACGCCAAAGGGGACGACGATTCCTTCGCCCGTCTCGACGACCTTCCGGACCGCATCGTTAGCAGCGCCAAGATCGTGCTCTCGAACGAGAAACAGTTCAACAGGGACCTCTACGGCGGCCTCATGCACTCGTTTATTCTCTGGGGATTCCTGACGCTCTTCATCGCGACGTCCATTCTGATGGTCGACGAGTACGCCGCCCAGAAACTTCTCGGCTTCTCCTTCTGGGAGGGTGACTTCTACCTCGCCTACCAGTTCATGGTCGACGCGATGGGCCTGCTCTTCGTCGTCGGCATCGGGATGGCGATGTACCGCCGCTACTGGGTCCGCAATCACCGCCTCTGGGGCCGCCACACCTCCAACGAAGACGACGTTTTCATCTGGACGCTGTTCGCGCTCGGCGTCGGCGGCTTCCTGCTCGAGGGGCTGCGCGTCTACAGCGCCGGCATTCCGGACCACGAAATCGTCAGTTTCGTCGCCTACGGCATGGCGCTGGGCTTCGACGCGATGGGGCTCTCGACGCTGGGTCCCGAACAGGCCGGGTTCAACACCGCCGGTCTGAACGTCGAGAACCTCCACTGGCTCGCGTGGTGGTCCCACTCGCTGATCGCGTTCTTCTTCATCGCGTGGATCCCCTACGCCAAGCCGTTCCACATGATCTCCTCCTTCGCGAACGTCGTCACGCGCGACGAAAAGGCGGGCCAGCGCCTGCCCAACGTCCCCTCCGATCTGGACGCGACCAACGCCGAGTCCATCGACGACTTCACCTGGAAGGAGATCCTCGACCAGGACGCCTGTACCAAGTGCGGCCGCTGTTCCTCCGTCTGTCCCGCCAAGGCCTCCGACCGGCCGCTCGATCCACGTGACGTCATCCTCGACCTCAAGTCCTACCGCGAGGACCTCGACGCCGGCGGCGAGGAGCAGCCCATCGTCGCCGACGGCGGCACGAGCGTCATCAATTCGGAGACGATGGAGTCCTGCATGGCCTGTATGGCCTGCATGGACGCCTGCCCCGTCGAGATCGAGCACCTCAAGAGCTTCACCCGACTCAATCGCCAGCTGACCGACCAGGGAGACGTCGACTCGAGCATGCAGGACGTCTTCCAGAACGTCATGCAGAACGGCAACACCTTCGGCGACTCGCCGCGAAACCGCGGCGACTGGGCCGACGAACTCGAGTTCGACGTCACCGACGCCCGGGAGGAGGAAGTCGACTACCTCTGGTACGTCGGCGACTTCCCGAGCTACGACGAGCGAAACAAGCAGGTCGCCCGCTCGCTGGCGACCATCCTCAAGGAGGCCGACGTCAGCTTCGGCATCCTCTTCGACGACGAGAAGTTCGACGGCAACGACATCCGCCGCGTCGGCGAGGAACTGCTCTACGTCGAACTGGCCGGCCACCACGTCGAAACGTGGGAGGACTGCGAGTTCGACAAAATCGTCTGTACCGATCCCCACTCCTACAACACCTTCAAGAACGAGTATCCGGAGGTCAACTTCGACGAGTTCGCCGACGACCCGATGATGCCCTTCGAGTACGAGGAGCAGTGGAACGAGGACGGCGAGATCGACGTGCTCCACTGGACGCAGGCCGTCGAGGAACTCGTGACCGACGGTGCCCTCGACCTGAACGGCACTGAACTCGACTACACGGTCACCTACCACGACCCGTGTCACCTCGGCCGGTACAACGACGAGTACGAGGCACCCCGCGAACTCATCAAAGCGACGGGCTGCGAACTCGACGAGATGCCCCGCAACCGCAGCAACTCCTTCTGCTGTGGCGGCGGCGGTGGCGGCCTCTGGATGGACTTCGAGGAAGAGCCCAAACCCAGCGAGGAACGGATTCGGGAGGCGCTCGAGGACACCGACGCCGGCAGCGGCGTCGAGAAGTTCGTCGTCGCCTGTCCGATGTGCATGACGATGTACGAGGACGGCCGCAAGACCGGCGGCTACGAGGACGAGATCGAGATCGTCGACGTCGCCGAACTCATCGTCGAAGCGATCGGGAAGGTAGACGAAGCGCAGGTCGAAGTCGCGGCGGACTGATCGACTCGCGGTCGGCTCGATTTCGGTGATGCGTGCGTTTCGATCGCGTTCTTCGACAGCCTGACGCGCTGGTTGCGGAGCCGTGTATTCACTGTGCGGTTAGGATTCCAGATCGTCACGAAATACTTCAATCATCTCGTCTTTCGACTCGTAGTCATCTCGAATTATTCGCTCGAGTACTACCGATTTGGGGACGGTCCGTCCGGTCTCAAGACGAATCTCCGCCTGAAGCTCCTCGAGGAGCTCGTTCGTTGTCTCCGTGATCTCGACCGACGGAAATATATATCACTCTTCTAACTTCTTTCGTAAAACTATTTTCGTCGAGTTTCGCGCCGAACGGTCAGAAACCGCCGGGAGACGAACGGCCCGAGCGGATATCCCTAGTCGGAACGGCCAACCGAAGCCGACGCGTCAGCAGTGGTATCGATCCGCTTTACGTCGCGAACGAACTCGAGGAAGTTCTCGAAGACCAGCTTCGCCTCGCAGGCCGCTTGGTAGTTCTCGTCCGTGATCTCGTCGAGCACGGACTCGCGGCGCTCGTCGGAGAGCTCCTTCCGATGAACGAGGTCGCGAGCGGTTTCGATATCGTATTCGGGATGGAACTGGACGCCGAACACGCGGTCGCTGCGGAAGCCGTGGTTCGAGTAGTCGTTTTCGGCGAGGGGTTCGGCTTCGGGCGGGAGTTCGGTGACCGCGTCGGAGTGGCTGGTGAAGGCGGTGAAGGTCTCGTCGATGCCGTCGAACAGCCGGGACTCGCCGGTGTGCTCGATCTCGCTGTAGCCGACCTCGTAGACGTCCATGTCCGCCACGGTGCCGCCGAGGACGTCGGCCAGCAGCTGGTGGCCCCAACAGACGCCGAGGAACGGCATTCCGCGATCGATCGCCTCGTCGACCCACTCCGCCACCGGCTGCATCCAGTCGTCGTTCCAGTAGACCGACGCACGCGAGCCGGTAACGACGGCGCCGTCGTAGTCGAAGTCGTCGGGAACCGTGCCGTCGGTGGCGTCGAACTCCGCCAGCGAGGCGTCGAGTTCGCGCCGGAAGTTCCGCGTCGTGTTCTCGTCCCGATGGGCCGCGTTCAGGACGGCAATACGGGGTTCACTCATTACACCATAGTGGCGACTCGAGAAGAATAGACCTTCCGCCCCGCGCCGACATTGCCGAAACCGACGACGGTAGGTTCGGAGGGCCGACCTCGAGTAGAGCGGCTGACGGGCATCGAACCGCCCGGTCTGACCGTTACCGGTGGTGGTAGTTCCCGTCCTCATCTCGGTAGAATCGCTCGCCGGTGTCGAACCACCCGTCGAGGAACTGGCCGCGGTCGCTACTTCCGTCGTATTCGGCGCTCTCCATTTCAGCCGGTTCGTACCAGCTTTCGTCCCCTGTCCCGGTCCCGTGCAGGTAGCCGTCGGCGACCACCGGTCCCGAGAGCTGGAGTCGACCGTCTCCCTCGCCCTCGAGAGCCGCTCCTTCGTCGTCGACTAACCGGGCGCGACAGTCCGGTACCGGCCGACCGACCCCCGCACCGTCGACGTCGATTTCGGGCGGCGTACCGGAAATTTCGAACCGCTGGCTCAGCGCGGTCGGACACTCGAGACGGCCGTAGACCCGCGCGACCGGGACGCCGTGATCGCGGTAGGCCGCGACTACGTCGTCGTCGACCGGGACCTGGCAGATCGCCCGCTCGAGGGAGTCGGCGGCGGTCCCGAACCCGGATTCGGCCGCGATATCGCGAAGGGCCCGCTCCCGACCCGGGAGCAGCGTTGCCCCTTCCCGATCGATCGCGGTCGCGGCGTCTCCGGGATCGAACGCCCGGTCGAGGAGCAGCGTGCCGCCGACGTACAACACGGAGAGGGCGACGCGAACGAGACCGTCCGCGGCCGACAGCGGTGTGACCAGCGGGACGGTATCGTTCGCCGCGAGCCCCCACGCGACCACGCTCGCGATGCAGTTTCGCTCGACGATGTCGGCAGCGTAGCCGGCGACGGGCCGACCGGCGTCTCCGTGGAGGGCGAGCAGTGGCCGGCCGTTCGCCGCCGCCTCGTCGAATTCGACGGCACCGCGATCCGCGTCGGTCAGCTCCTCGAGCGTCACCGACCGATCGAACGGAATCGATCGGACCAGATCACGTTGGGCAGCCTCGGAGACGACGATATCGGGGTCAAGGACCTCGAAGGGGCGCTCGACGGACGCCGGCGTCAACAGGTGCGAGATCGGGGCGAACGTCGCACCGAGCCGCCGACAGGCGAAGAACAGTGCGAGCGCAGCGACTCGGTTTCGCGTGACGAGACAGACGGTGTTTCCGGGGCCGAGATCCAGCGTGGAAAGCCGCTCGGCCGTCCGCGTCGCGATGGTCGACAGTTCGCCGTAGGAGACCCGGTCCTCGTGGATCGTCTCCGCCGGCGCGTACAGTCGCCGCTCGGAGATGTCGATGACCGCCGTCCGATCCGGGAACTGCTCGGCCCGTCGCGCCAGCGAGAGTGTCACGGCGAGGACTCCCACGCTCGAGCACGTAGTAGGCGGGGAGTCAGGCGCAAGCACGAGAGGGAATCAACGATCGTGCTCACCGATCCGCCGGACTGAGACGAATTAATTGCCGGCTTGGCGCGCTGTGCCGCGATGAGCCGTGCGAGGCCGAACGAAGTGACGGCCTAGAGAAGCGAACGGGGAGCAAAGCGACCCGTGAGCTATCGGCGAATCGCGGCTCGAAACCGCGAGGGATGAGTGAGTGAGCGAAGCGAGCGAACGAATCGGTTGGGGAGGACGTGGTCCTCCCCGGTGCCGCGGTTCGTCGATAGCGTTCGGGACCGGACATCGCACGACTCTCACCCCTTGCGGGAACAGCGTTACTCGTCGTCCGTGCGTTGCTCCTCGAGAAACCCGAGCAACCGATCGTTGACCGTCCGCGAGCGCTCGATAAACGCGAGGTGCCCCGCGCCCTCGAGTTCGACAAACTCCCCTCGTGGAAGCCCCCGTGCGAGATCCCGGCCGGCAGCAGGGGATACCAGTTCGTCCGCAGCCCCGTGAATCACCTGCGTCGGTTGCGTTACTTCGACTAGCCACTCGGTCGCGTCGAACCCCTCGAGCGCCGCCGTCTGTGCATCCCAGCCCTCGCGGTCGGCATCGCCGTCCGCCCGCCACTCGACGATTCCGTCGCGAACGTCGGGTTGAGCCCCGAGGAAGTCCGCGGAGAGCCCCGCCGAGAGCGAGTCGCGAAGCGCGTCCGGGTCGTTCGGGGGTTCGAACAACGGCTCGATGTCGAACGCCGACCCTCGAGCGGCGGTTCCGAACAGCGTCAGCGTCTCGACGCGACTCGAGGTCCGGGCCGCCTCGAGCGCGAGCGCACCTCCGAGGCCACAGCCCACGAGGTGGGCCTTACGAAGCTCGCAGTCCGCGAGGACCGCCTCGAGGTCTTCGACGAGGGTCTCGAGGCCGTAGGGGCCGTCGGGTCGGTCGGAGCGGCCCGTCCCCCGGAGATCCCAGACGACGACCTCGTGGGGGCCGGCGAGTGCGGCGTGTTGCCAGCCCCATAGCCAGCCGCCGAGGCCGGCCTCCGGGACGAAGACGACCGGCTCGCCCTGGCCTGCGCGGTCGTAGTACAGCGAGACCGATCCGTTCGAAGCAGTTGGCATACGTGAACAGAGAAGACGGACGCCGAAAGAAGGGGACGGTTTCGACTCGACCGACGGCTGTCTGCAGCGTCAAGCCGGTGATCAGGCGTTCAACACTTGCCGCAGCACATCGGGCGCGTCCTCGAGCGCGTCGTCCAGGTCCTCGACGTTAGGGCCGCCGCCCTGTGCGAAGTCCGGCGGGCCGCCGCCGCCGCCGCCGACCTTCGCCGCGAGTTCGCCGACGACTTCGCCGGCGTTGACGCCGACGTCGTCCGGCACGGCCACGACGAACTGCGCGCCGCTTTCGCCGCTGCCGATGACTGCGATCTTGCCCTCCTCGGCGAGGGCGTTGGCGGTCGCTCGCAGTTCGTCCATGTCGGCGTCGAGGCGCTGGACGACGGCCGTCGCGTCGCCGACGTCGACCTCTTCGCCGCCGCTACCGCCGCTCGCGCGGGCCGCGGCGAGCTGTTCTTTGAGGTCCTCGATCTGTTTGCCCCGCCCCTTCCACTCCTCGAAGAAGCGTTCGGCGGTTTCGGGGACGTCTTCGGGCGAGACGTCGAGGATCTCGGCGGCTTCGTAGAGCGCGTCCTCTTTGACTTGCGTCGCCTCGATGGCGGCCTCGCCGGCCGCGAAGGTGATCCGTTCGACGCCGTCCTGGACGCGTTCGGTATTGAGGATCTTGATCGTCCCGATATCGCCGGTCCGAGCGACGTGGGTCCCGCCGCAGGCCTGGGTGTCCTCGTCGACGTGGATCAGCCGGATCTGTTCGCCCGGCGGGATCCCGCCCTGATAGAGGTCGAAGCCGTGTTCGGCCTCCGCGTCGTGACGGTCGGGCCACTCCTGGCTGACTGCGGTGTTGTCCATCACGATCTCGTTGGCCAGGGACTCGATCTCCTTGACGTCCTCCCGGGAGATCCGGTCGTAGTGGCGAACGTCGATCCGCGAGGAGTCGACGCCCTTCTGCGCACCGGCCTGTCGGATGTGCTCGCCGAGTACCCGCCGCGCGGCGTGGATGACGATGTGCGTCGCCGTGTGATGGCGCATGAGCTGTCGCCGGCGGCCGCCGTCGACCTGTCCGTTGACGAACTCGCCCTTACCTGGGTCCTCGTCGGTCCGGTGACAGATGACGCCGCCCTCGATCTGGACGTCTTCGACTTCGACGGTCGTATCGTCGGTCGAGAGCGTCCCCGTGTCCGCGGGCTGGCCACCGCCCTCCGGGTAGAACATCGTCTGGTCGAGGACGACGTCGTAGCCCTCCTCGCGCTCGAAGACGTCCAGGACGACCGCCTCGAACTGCGTTCGCTGCTGGTCGTCGTAGTAGAGCTTCTCCGTTTCCGGGAGATCTTCGAACCGTTCGTCTTCCTCCTCGGTCGTCTCCGCGACCGACTCCGGGGTGTCGTGGCGCTTCGCGACGAGACTGTAGAAGTCGTCCGGAATGTCGACGTCCGCGCCCGTTTCCTCGGCGATTTCCGCGACCATATCCGGCTGAATGCCGTGGGAGTCGTAGAGTTCGATCAGTTCGTCGGTCGGGATCGGCTCGCCTTTCGTCGCGTACTCCTCGGCCAGCGTCTCGACTCGGCGGCCGCCCCGCTCGAGCGTCTCGCGGTACTTCTCGACCTCGGTGCGGACGATGTCGCGGATGGTGTCGCGGTTCTCGTAGTCGAGTCGCTCGGCCTGCATGTCGACGAGTTCGTCCAGCGGCGCGTCGACGCCGACGGTGTCACAGAGGCGCTTCGTACGCCGGAGGACCATCCGCGTGAGATACCCCGTGCCGACGTTCGAGGGGACGATGCCGTCCCCGAGCATGTACGCCAGCGTGCGGCAGTGGTCCGCGATCGCGT
This portion of the Natrinema salinisoli genome encodes:
- a CDS encoding glutaredoxin family protein; its protein translation is MSETTDPPITFYRLQGCPFCERVTRLLKEYDLEYRSRFVEPMHSERNVVKRVAGVRTVPVVVDDNTGVTMAESANIVDYLESTYGEGDRPDAAAAGAGGDD
- a CDS encoding redoxin domain-containing protein codes for the protein MMDFEVVELGPTDHPEPGEEAPEFTRPLVTDEFWEDRTLSELVGESDGTTVLVFTPMTGSFLAKYIWDELTERNWDERAGRVVGVTASTPYGIKRFLGDNDYPFAFFADPSNRVAESYGIEHELDGMTGISEPRAAFFALDDAGTIEGAWVATNWPHFPDYDELETELGLE
- a CDS encoding L-threonylcarbamoyladenylate synthase, with protein sequence MSDLDRAADAIDSGELVVYPTETVYGLAAAALDPGAVERVFEVKGRDRSKPVSFAVPSVPAALEYVRATDRERRFMATFLPGPVTVLCRRRDAVPDVLTAGRDRVGVRVPDNDLALALCERAGTPITATSANVSGRASARTLADLDPEIREAAAVVLEDVDDQDSSARQTESDEGETDGTESTVVDVSSETIHRRGAQADEIEAWLEGS
- a CDS encoding CRISPR-associated protein Cas4; the protein is MTRTHVSFSDLRTAAYCPRKCYYQRRLPDEDREPPPEIESIRSLATRYDELLAAPPSALESEPIAVPSVRYRDQLAATRDRLTDAGHWERLRNPRERDVLATGRHCRGIVHKVLTDPLEPALVSTGEPPENGVWKPQSVYAVAAAKALAWEHEESVDRVWLEYPACGVIRSVDVTTRRKAQYRSALRSVRELDGPPARTTNRSKCESCEFAAECGVKTRTLRSLLGFG
- a CDS encoding conditioned medium-induced protein 4; its protein translation is MNEKTEELRDIFTDVTDGEETVTESQENTRGSIERDERSDADRLESVVQQMRERYEFETPLSDEELLTVARGFYDDRSDEEIADELEGDSDAVFEARMALHLVGETDADEVDLAAIRDREEDDATLAAEYDVSEAQIRRYRRVAAAEDQSRAANDRYRDEFDSILADADLSERMTSDLREDGLEDATEGMETEVDF
- a CDS encoding (Fe-S)-binding protein, whose product is MNGLAQSDVARETYWGITSVEYAVFYLLAFIALAVLVYGVYQRFARYAKGDDDSFARLDDLPDRIVSSAKIVLSNEKQFNRDLYGGLMHSFILWGFLTLFIATSILMVDEYAAQKLLGFSFWEGDFYLAYQFMVDAMGLLFVVGIGMAMYRRYWVRNHRLWGRHTSNEDDVFIWTLFALGVGGFLLEGLRVYSAGIPDHEIVSFVAYGMALGFDAMGLSTLGPEQAGFNTAGLNVENLHWLAWWSHSLIAFFFIAWIPYAKPFHMISSFANVVTRDEKAGQRLPNVPSDLDATNAESIDDFTWKEILDQDACTKCGRCSSVCPAKASDRPLDPRDVILDLKSYREDLDAGGEEQPIVADGGTSVINSETMESCMACMACMDACPVEIEHLKSFTRLNRQLTDQGDVDSSMQDVFQNVMQNGNTFGDSPRNRGDWADELEFDVTDAREEEVDYLWYVGDFPSYDERNKQVARSLATILKEADVSFGILFDDEKFDGNDIRRVGEELLYVELAGHHVETWEDCEFDKIVCTDPHSYNTFKNEYPEVNFDEFADDPMMPFEYEEQWNEDGEIDVLHWTQAVEELVTDGALDLNGTELDYTVTYHDPCHLGRYNDEYEAPRELIKATGCELDEMPRNRSNSFCCGGGGGGLWMDFEEEPKPSEERIREALEDTDAGSGVEKFVVACPMCMTMYEDGRKTGGYEDEIEIVDVAELIVEAIGKVDEAQVEVAAD
- a CDS encoding type 1 glutamine amidotransferase, with translation MSEPRIAVLNAAHRDENTTRNFRRELDASLAEFDATDGTVPDDFDYDGAVVTGSRASVYWNDDWMQPVAEWVDEAIDRGMPFLGVCWGHQLLADVLGGTVADMDVYEVGYSEIEHTGESRLFDGIDETFTAFTSHSDAVTELPPEAEPLAENDYSNHGFRSDRVFGVQFHPEYDIETARDLVHRKELSDERRESVLDEITDENYQAACEAKLVFENFLEFVRDVKRIDTTADASASVGRSD
- a CDS encoding AMP-binding protein; its protein translation is MGVLAVTLSLARRAEQFPDRTAVIDISERRLYAPAETIHEDRVSYGELSTIATRTAERLSTLDLGPGNTVCLVTRNRVAALALFFACRRLGATFAPISHLLTPASVERPFEVLDPDIVVSEAAQRDLVRSIPFDRSVTLEELTDADRGAVEFDEAAANGRPLLALHGDAGRPVAGYAADIVERNCIASVVAWGLAANDTVPLVTPLSAADGLVRVALSVLYVGGTLLLDRAFDPGDAATAIDREGATLLPGRERALRDIAAESGFGTAADSLERAICQVPVDDDVVAAYRDHGVPVARVYGRLECPTALSQRFEISGTPPEIDVDGAGVGRPVPDCRARLVDDEGAALEGEGDGRLQLSGPVVADGYLHGTGTGDESWYEPAEMESAEYDGSSDRGQFLDGWFDTGERFYRDEDGNYHHR
- a CDS encoding alpha/beta fold hydrolase; translation: MPTASNGSVSLYYDRAGQGEPVVFVPEAGLGGWLWGWQHAALAGPHEVVVWDLRGTGRSDRPDGPYGLETLVEDLEAVLADCELRKAHLVGCGLGGALALEAARTSSRVETLTLFGTAARGSAFDIEPLFEPPNDPDALRDSLSAGLSADFLGAQPDVRDGIVEWRADGDADREGWDAQTAALEGFDATEWLVEVTQPTQVIHGAADELVSPAAGRDLARGLPRGEFVELEGAGHLAFIERSRTVNDRLLGFLEEQRTDDE
- the alaS gene encoding alanine--tRNA ligase, translating into MSELEEEYRLEYFEEEGFERKECPECGAHFWTRDESRVTCGEPPCEEYGFIDNSGFDESYDLAEMREAFLSYFEANEHERIDPYPVAANRWRDDVLLTQASIYDFQPLVTSGETPPPANPLCVSQPCIRMQDIDNVGKTGRHTMAFEMMAHHAFNTREDVEEDEYAYHGEVYWKDKTVELCDGFFDSMGVDLEEVIYIEDPWVGGGNAGPAIEVIYRGVELATLVFMSMEQDPDGEYEMKDGNRYSPMDTYIVDTGYGLERWTWVSQGTPTVYEAVYPDMIAFLKDNAGLAHTDEEEELIHRTAKLAGHMDIDEAEDMETARGEIAGELGVDATELEELMEPLEDIYAIADHCRTLAYMLGDGIVPSNVGTGYLTRMVLRRTKRLCDTVGVDAPLDELVDMQAERLDYENRDTIRDIVRTEVEKYRETLERGGRRVETLAEEYATKGEPIPTDELIELYDSHGIQPDMVAEIAEETGADVDIPDDFYSLVAKRHDTPESVAETTEEEDERFEDLPETEKLYYDDQQRTQFEAVVLDVFEREEGYDVVLDQTMFYPEGGGQPADTGTLSTDDTTVEVEDVQIEGGVICHRTDEDPGKGEFVNGQVDGGRRRQLMRHHTATHIVIHAARRVLGEHIRQAGAQKGVDSSRIDVRHYDRISREDVKEIESLANEIVMDNTAVSQEWPDRHDAEAEHGFDLYQGGIPPGEQIRLIHVDEDTQACGGTHVARTGDIGTIKILNTERVQDGVERITFAAGEAAIEATQVKEDALYEAAEILDVSPEDVPETAERFFEEWKGRGKQIEDLKEQLAAARASGGSGGEEVDVGDATAVVQRLDADMDELRATANALAEEGKIAVIGSGESGAQFVVAVPDDVGVNAGEVVGELAAKVGGGGGGPPDFAQGGGPNVEDLDDALEDAPDVLRQVLNA